The following coding sequences lie in one Arabidopsis thaliana chromosome 3, partial sequence genomic window:
- a CDS encoding Transducin/WD40 repeat-like superfamily protein (Transducin/WD40 repeat-like superfamily protein; FUNCTIONS IN: nucleotide binding; INVOLVED IN: biological_process unknown; LOCATED IN: CUL4 RING ubiquitin ligase complex; EXPRESSED IN: 23 plant structures; EXPRESSED DURING: 13 growth stages; CONTAINS InterPro DOMAIN/s: WD40 repeat 2 (InterPro:IPR019782), BING4, C-terminal (InterPro:IPR012952), WD40 repeat-like-containing domain (InterPro:IPR011046), WD40-repeat-containing domain (InterPro:IPR017986), WD40/YVTN repeat-like-containing domain (InterPro:IPR015943), WD40 repeat (InterPro:IPR001680), WD40 repeat, subgroup (InterPro:IPR019781); BEST Arabidopsis thaliana protein match is: MOS4-associated complex 3B (TAIR:AT2G33340.2); Has 9286 Blast hits to 5748 proteins in 422 species: Archae - 16; Bacteria - 3151; Metazoa - 2206; Fungi - 2085; Plants - 594; Viruses - 0; Other Eukaryotes - 1234 (source: NCBI BLink).) produces the protein MEISSEDNNLMEKVLPPVEQESDVELETKVKKYLRGEGANLETLKDKKLKTQLASREKLYGKSAKAAAKIEKWLLPAEAGYLETEGLEKTWRVKQTDIANEVDILSSRNQYDIVLPDFGPYKLDFTASGRHMLAGGRKGHLALLDMMNMSLIKEIQVRETVRDVAFLHNDQFFAAAQKKYAYIYGRDGTELHCLKERGPVARLRFLKNHFLLASVNMSGQLHYQDVTHGGMVASIRTGKGRTDVMEVNPYNSVVGLGHSGGTVTMWKPTSQAPLVQMQCHPGPVSSVAFHPNGHLMATSGKERKIKIWDLRKFEEVQTIHSFHAKTLSFSQKGLLAAGTGSFVQILGDSSGGSSHNYTRYMNHSMVKGYQIEKVMFRPYEDVIGIGHSMGWSSILIPGSGEPNFDSWVANPFETSKQRREKEVHSLLDKLPPETIMLDPSKIGAMRPSRRKEKPSRGEIEAEKEVAIEAAKSTELKNKTKGRNKPSKRTKKKKEMVENAKRTFPEQEHNTAIKKRRIVEDAAAELPTSLKRFARKN, from the exons ATGGAGATTAGTTCAGAGGATAACAATCTTATGGAGAAGGTTTTGCCTCCTGTTGAGCAG GAGAGTGATGTTGAGCTGGAGACTAAAGTTAAGAAATATCTTAGAGGAGAAGGTGCTAATCTTgag ACATTGAAAGATAAGAAACTAAAGACTCAACTTGCTTCACGAGAAAAGTTGTATGGGAAGTCTGCCAAAGCTGCTGCTAAAATCGAGAAG tGGCTCTTGCCTGCTGAGGCAGGTTACTTGGAGACTGAAGGTCTAGAGAAGACATGGCGAGTAAAGCAGACAGATATTGCCAACGAAGTAGATATATTAAGTTCAAGAAACCAATATGACATAGTGCTCCCAG ATTTTGGCCCGTACAAACTTGATTTTACTGCAAGTGGTCGGCATATGTTAGCTGGTGGTCGCAAAGGTCACCTTGCTCTTTTAGACATGATGAATATGAGCTTAATTAAAGAGATTCAG GTAAGAGAAACAGTACGCGATGTTGCATTCCTGCACAATGATCAATTCTTTGCAGCTGCACAGAAAAA GTATGCTTATATTTATGGGAGAGATGGAACTGAGCTGCATTGTTTGAAG GAACGTGGTCCAGTGGCCAGACTTCGGTTCCTAAAGAACCATTTCCTGCTTGCATCAGTAAACATGTCTGGGCAGCTACATTATCAAGATGTAACCCATGGAGGCATGGTCGCTAGTATCCGAACAGGTAAAGGCCGAACAGATGTAATGGAAGTGAATCCTTACAATAGTGTTGTTGGCTTGGGACATTCCGGTGGAACTGTCACAATGTGGAAACCCACTAGCCAAGCACCTCTTGTCCAGATGCAGTGTCACCCTGGGCCAGTGTCATCTGTCGCATTTCATCCAAATGGTCATCTCATGGCTACATCCGGTAAAGAGCGTAAAATCAAGATCTGGGATTTACGTAAATTCGAGGAAGTTCAGACTATTCACAGTTTTCATGCAAAAACGCTGAGTTTCAGTCAGAAAGGTTTGCTAGCAGCTGGAACTGGATCGTTTGTTCAGATTTTAGGAGATTCGAGTGGTGGTTCTTCACATAACTACACTAGATACATGAACCACTCGATGGTGAAAGGTTATCAAATCGAGAAGGTTATGTTCAGACCATATGAGGATGTTATTGGAATTGGTCACTCGATGGGTTGGTCTAGCATTCTAATTCCAGGGTCTGGAGAACCCAATTTCGATTCTTGGGTGGCTAATCCATTTGAAACATCGAAACAGAGACGGGAGAAGGAAGTCCATTCGCTTCTTGATAAACTTCCACCTGAGACAATCATGCTGGACCCTTCAAAGATTGGTGCGATGAGACCCTCTAGGAGGAAAGAGAAGCCATCAAGAGGAGAGATAGAAGCTGAGAAGGAGGTGGCCATAGAAGCAGCAAAGAGCACTGAGCTGAAGAACAAGACGAAAGGAAGGAATAAGCCGAGCAAGCGgactaagaagaagaaagagatggtGGAGAATGCAAAGCGAACATTCCCGGAGCAAGAGCACAATACCGCgattaagaagagaagaatcgTAGAAGATGCTGCTGCTGAGCTACCAACGAGTTTAAAAAGGTTTGCCAGGAAAAACTGA